GGCAGTGACCAGCGCGGTCAACCGCGCACGCTGAGCACTCCGGGTAGGGGCCGGCACCCCGGCCCCTACCCGGGTCACAGCCCCCCGGTCACAGCCCCCCGGTCACAGCCCCTCGGTCACAGCCCCTCGGTCACAGCGCGCTGCCGGCCTTGAAGTCCTCCCAGGACATGTTCCATGCGGTCCAGCCGTCGCCGACCGGCAGCTTCTCCTCGGTGCCCTTGATCACCACGGGGTCGCCGACCCGGGTCCACTCGAAGATCCACTTGCCGCCGCTGTCCGAGACGTTCACGCAACCGTGCGAGACGTTCCGCCGGCCCTGGTCCGCGTTCGACCACGGCGCCGCGTGGATGAACTGCCCGCTCCAGGTGAGCCGCTCCGCGAACTGCACGTCGGTGCGGTAGCCGTCCGCGGACGAGGCCGGGACGCCGTACGTCGACGAGTCGAACGTGGTCTTCTCCAGCCGCTCGATGATCACCATGGTCCCGGAGAACGACGGTGCGGACGGCTTGCCCAGGCTCACCGGGTACGTCTGCAGCGTCTTGCCGTCCTCCACCGCGGTCAGCTTCTTGCTCGCGTTGTCCACCTGGATCTCGCGGCGCTTGGTGTCGATCGACGCGGTGAGGTCGACGTCGACCTTGCCGTACCGGCCGCCGCCGACCGGCAGTCCGCCGAGCCCGAGCCGGATGGTCAGCTTCGTCCCCGGCTGCCAGTACTTCTCCGGCCGGTACTCGACCTGGATGTCGCTGTCCCAGTGCCAGACGCCCTCCTGCGGCGGGTCGCTCCGCACGAACAGCCGCCGCTCGACCGCGGCCCGGTCCGCCT
This genomic window from Catenuloplanes niger contains:
- a CDS encoding L,D-transpeptidase; protein product: MRLVTRALSLALVPALALGLAACGDDDSAGPGGGAAEAPSSAAAPLALTPADRETNVPVSAEIGLADGGALTEVALTDGEGAVVEGELRADGSTWVPADPLSYDTTYTVRATAGDRTSTGTFTTMSRPGNRMDAQIFMADGKTYGQAMPIVVEFGQGGVKEADRAAVERRLFVRSDPPQEGVWHWDSDIQVEYRPEKYWQPGTKLTIRLGLGGLPVGGGRYGKVDVDLTASIDTKRREIQVDNASKKLTAVEDGKTLQTYPVSLGKPSAPSFSGTMVIIERLEKTTFDSSTYGVPASSADGYRTDVQFAERLTWSGQFIHAAPWSNADQGRRNVSHGCVNVSDSGGKWIFEWTRVGDPVVIKGTEEKLPVGDGWTAWNMSWEDFKAGSAL